A stretch of DNA from Oryza brachyantha chromosome 9, ObraRS2, whole genome shotgun sequence:
GTAGGCGCGGGTGCGTAGGGCGGCGAGAGCAACCAGGAATGCACGCGTGTTCGGTCCCTCGCTGACCCGGCCGGGATCAGCTAGCTGTCGCGCGCGCGGCATGCACTGCACTCGGCGGCAGGATAACGTGACCGGGACTGTATGCCCCGTTGCTTTCAGCTACTGCAATTGCTTACAGAATATAAGCATAATATAACTATAAAagcatttttagattatttagataaaagtTAGTTTAAGACGAAAAGAATCTACTGTCACTCCAAGTGagtgtttggtttatttagaaaaaagtcaaacgacatatttacaaataaaaaataatttggcaGTAAAAATCTTATGTACATGTTATtagaaatctaaaaacaaatactgaaaaataaacaacaataaaaaaccctaaaatctactttaaatttaaggttgagaattcaatttttttaagtcaaacgacatatgtaaaatgaaaaataatttggcaGTAAAAATCTTATGTACATGTTATTAgaagtctaaaaacaaatgttagaaaataaacaacaacaaaaaaccctaaaatctactttaaatttaaggttaagaatttaattttttatttataagcataaataaaagcgaaaagatgaagcTTAAAATGAATAGAGGTACGATGATAAGTGAGGGATAAAATAAGctgaattttaaataacaATGTTTTATGAGACAAGCCATCCGGTAAATAGTatcaaaaatacttatattttgttacatgattcaaattatagaaataatgttattttcaaACAGATAACATATCTGTTAGGTTTATTTACCAAAACATTTAAGTTGATCATATACTGAACTTGATAATTCATTGAATAActtgttttaaatatatggtCTTAGGCCCTGTTCTTTTCTCAATATCAATAATAGATTATCACAGATTATCATGTTCATGTCACTTGTGCCTTTAAACGGTGCATCTCATATATAATtctatatatgttcttttatTCGATCTTCTAGTAGTGATTTAGTTTTCTCATCTTCAAAACATTTATGCATGCAAGTAGGTCTGAATGAGCATGAGCATGACCAGCTACTAGCTTTGAGCAGCACCGCACAGGCACAGCACTaacgaaaaaaagaaaatgtaggTATGTTGAGTCCATCATTGGTATATTTAAGAGGGCTTAGGCCAATAGGAGGCCGACATTTGGTCGCCACGGTTTCCTACTTTCCTCCACTGGTCGGCGAGACGAGAGGTTTTATATGCGCCAAGGCGTGATAGGATGACCACACCATTATTTAGTGCACTCAATTCAGGCAGCTCACGTGTCATTTGTTTAGACAGGAAGCACAAACACGGTGACGCACATGATGACTGAGGCTGTCACGCATGAGCTCATTTGTATTATCTGACTTCTGCcttatactaaaaatattttgtattataagactttctaaatttatctatattcattcatatatcaatatatacttTCGTAtgtgtatagatttattaacacatatgaatttaaccaaaatcaaaaaaatcttataatataaatagagagGATACGagatatgaaataaaaattgacAATCAATACAGAGCTAGAACTACTGGAGTATCGGACTCTGGGGAATACCTTATTGTCCAAGTGTTTCTTGTAATTTCGGCAAGGATAATCGAGACAAATGGAGGGATATTGTAGATGCCGGATTGCCGGTATTGTCTGGTCCAAGAAGGACTAGCACTTGTGTTAGCGTCCATTCGCAGAATAAACTTGACTATCCCTCAAAAGTTGTTTTCTTTATACCTAAATGAGCAAGTGATCTTGTGCTAGTTTTTCAGTTGGGTAATTGGCTGCAGTATAGTCCCTGAAAATGTTGGTAACTACTACACTATCTGATGGGTTGCATCCATCTGAAGCAAAGACAGATTGCATGTCGAGCTTGCCTGTTATGGATATGACAACCCAACCAGCGACCATTTGAGGCAACAGCTCAGATTGAACAGCAAAATAGTAACGTCATATCTTCCCAATTTCTGCATCAAGTGTACACCTATTGAAAGAACCATGTGGGAGCAAAGAAACTTAAATATATGCGTATCATTACTTGAACACTGAACAGAATGTGTGGGTGATACTGACAGTGACAGGAAACAGAGAAGGGAAGGGCGCTGTGGCCTGCGGGACCCCATCTGTGGAAAATGACGTACTCTACTCAACTGGAATTGATGGCCCCATCTGTGGAAAATCAGGTACTACTCAGCTGGAATTGAGGGGGCAAGACCACGAGAGCTTGTTCATCCATGCGTTGAGCCTAACCAGAGAATATCCCATAAATGAGATCAATCAAACATTCCAACCTACTTCATGTAGGTTTGATGCAGTTGTGTAACTTTTTCCCTCAGGCACATCCACGTTATGAACATCCACGTTATGAAGAAAGCCTCCTCCCCTTCGTCTTGGGATATATACAGCAATGGTTACCGCAGCTTTCAGAAATTAGGAATCAACTCTACAACAGTGCTTCCAACAGGCACGTATGTACtatctgccaaaaaaaaaacacatgcaaATAAGGATCATCATTGGGTGTCTTGGTGAAAGTTGAAGCATGGATGAGTACATCCGTCAAACTATGAAGTACTTCAGCGCAATGGAGGCACATACCAAGATGTACTGTGGTATTTGCAATTTGAAGCTTCTATGCACCAACATTACCAATAAAGTCTAGGAAATAGTTTGCAGTCTTGTCTCATTTTTCCAACTTAGTTTGACCAATGAGTACACCATCATCCCAAACTTCAATCCACCTGTAGCCAAATCATAGTAAGGTTAAAATTAGAAGAGCGTGCAGATTAGGCATTTAAGTAAACATGTAAACACGAGTAGATGAGAACCTTGATCCGTTTGCATCTATCAATAGGCACTCCCCATGGCGCCATCCATTTTGAAAATTGCCAAAGAAGACACTCCCATCCTTGGCATAAAATCTACCTTCACCATTAGCCTTCCCCTTCCAAAAGTTCGCAAACCAGCGGTCACCACTGTGAAAATAATACCAGCCCTAAAGGAAAGGGAAGAAAACTCAGAAGTTGCCATCATATCATCTGTATGAGATATTCTGGAGGGAAATCACTCAGTTTTATAACCTGGATATATTCATGTGATTCTTGGGTATGTTAGGAATCAGAATAGATGATTTTTCAACGTGATCAATGAACAGAACTGGATATGATGGCTGGTGCGCATAGTAATGGCTAATGGGTATAATGATCACTAGGTATAAAATTTGCTGTCAACAGCATGACTGGATCACTGTGCTAGTTCATGTAGTACTATCGTCATATTCATAGCCCAAACTGTCATTCATTTCCGTGAACTGGAAACAAGAGGTAAGCAAACAAAGGCTGCAAAAACCGAAGGAGATGGAACCCAGGTATGTAGGGAGGAATGGAATAACAAATTACAGGGGAGAGTAATTCTAGCATCGAGGGAAAGAGTATTACCTACTTATCCTCTTGGCAGCAATTCAGTGTGCCAAATAAAGGATCAAAATTCATCAATACAGAATTGCAAACCCTAATACgtgtaaaaaaatcttaacaCCTAATCACAACAGAGCATCAAGAACTAGTGTTTGAACAGTACCATACTGtgcatattttagttgtacaAAGTGAACATaaggaaaggagaagaaaatgcACAAACAATGGATATGCAAAGGACATCAAAAGGCAAATACAAATCCTTCAGTAACAGTCTAACAGATAATTCTAAATTACCGAATTAAAGCAATATTATGTTCATATCTCGAAAGGAAAGCTGGCTCccatcatttaaaaatattatcttaaaaTAACAACATAGAAGGTCCAAGACAGTCAAATAAAACATGGGTGACGATGACCATTACCCAACATAGAAGGTGCTGAGCTAACCATCATGTTTTAAAGAATGTTGTAAATGGGAGAAGTCATACCTAACATGGACATCTCATAATTGCTATACTCAAATATAAAGTAAGTATACCATACCTTTCCATGGAAAAGGTCATCCCTCCATGTTCCATGGAATACGTCACCGTTACTATAATAGAGAGTCCCTAGACCTGATCTCTTGCCATACCTCCAGAGTCCATCGTAAAAGCTCCCATCACTGAAGGTTACACGGCCCTGTAATTGttacaaaaaatatcattgaagAAGGTTAGCTACTTAATACTATCAAGCCAAATGGAAGAGCACTTAGTTAAATGGTTTCACCTTTCCTTCAGGGACACCTTCTTGACACCTCCCTCTGTATATACCTCCTCCAAACTGTATTTCAACTATGGGGCTCCATGTTTTCTCCAGCTCTCTTTCTGCATCCTACATGGAAACAATAGGTTACATGCCACCCAGAGGTCAGGTATGCCAACTCTCGAACAACAGCATAGTTCTAGCAAAAAGACCCAACTGTACTCTggatgagaagaaaaagaggagtCCTTTCACCTATATGAAATGgaagttcaaaatttaatattatgttTAATGTGTCTATTCAGGTTGTTCAATAGCTCGTGAACCAAATAAAAGATATGCAAGTCTTAGCACAATAGCCCTTGTCTGTCTCCCAGGTTTATGAATAACTAAATAGAAAGCCCATCTTAGTAGCATAGGGGAAAAACACTAATGAGCCAACAGACAGCTCAGAGGAATAATGGCACAAATAGTGAGGGAGGCTGAAAAAGATGATGAGTAGCTGGAGTGGGCAATAGGAGGTTGGCTTGGCAGAAGACTAATCCAATTTCAGATTAGCAAAACCACATCATCCTATTTAGCGAACTTTTGATGGAATGCAGAATTATAACTAAATTGTCAGTGTTTATCTTCAATGTCATAATTAGGGAATATTGTCCGTATAGAGAAAAAATCCCAGCAAGAATATCCCGGACTAGTCTCCGCAAATTGAGAAATGCTAAACCAATATGCAAAAGATCAAGAGACTAACAAGCATTAGTGCAGCCCGATTAGCAACTGATCCACGCTTCCGAGATCTATCCATTCTTCCCTTTAAAAATGTCACTGCAGAGCTGTACATTTCCGTTACTTTCTCCAAGCCAATGTCAGAAAACGATACTCCAAAGGCAGCATATCCAGAAGCTACAGATGGGCTACTGGCACTGCTATGAGCTTCAGGTCGTTTATCTGCACCACACTGAACTTCAGGAGATTTCACACCAACTGGAAGAATGATAATATTAATGTCATTGTTCTGAGTGCCTCTATCTGATGTCATTCGCACTTTAGCCCATAACTGAGCAATCCCAAAACCAGGGGAATTGCTCCAGAACTTATGCTCCTGCTCTGAACCTAAATTCTCTGCCAATGAACcatcaaattaaaaagaaacacacacaaaaacacaAAGATGAAGaacatgatataaaaaaatttacctcTTTCACTATCTTTGTTAATTTCCCCATCTGGTTTACATTTAGCCTCTTGAAATTCTGTGTGCATTTTCTCCTTATATTCCCTAAGACAGAATTGCAATGAGTTCATAACACACTAAAGTTTTTCAAAGACTAACTTCCCGATGCAAGAAGGAAACTTACTACATCCATTACCTTTCAGATTTCATAATTTCTGTTTCCTCaggaaataaattattaacagtGGCATTGGAAAAAGCACTGGAAAGTTGTGAGAATTCCTGCTCTGCCAAACTCAATCCACTGCCGAGCAGTTGCTTCAGTGTAGCTTGTTTCTCGTCAGGGATATCTCCTCCCATAAGAGAGggtacaaaaggaaaatgCAAGGCCAAACCTGAAAGAAACCCCTCCTTGACTGATGGCACGTTCTTATCAATGCTGTTTctggaaaacaaaaaaatggaaCAGTTTCACCCACAAGTGTTACCGGTGATCATCAACTATTTAGCAAGGCAAAAGTAGAGCAGTTATGCATTTATATTTCTATGTCTACCTGACAGGtatgaatttcttttaaaattataatggttaTCCCTTAAGAGATTAAACTTTAGACTCATAAGTTTTTTTGCATGCACCTTCCTTTTTTAAGGATACAACTgctatttattaacatattcACAGGTTGCTAGTCTTATTCCTATCAGGTAGTCAAGAAATTTCTTTGCAATCATAGTGTTAGTATTTTGACTTGAAAGATAGATGAACAGCAGAAAATCAGCAGGGCATGATACGCAGGTAGAAATGTTATATAACTAACGTAGTGAAAAACCAAGGCATTAAAACCAGTAAATCCCCcagaaaacaataataataaaataaaactagcaGACCaaccattcaaatttttgcaAGGGCTTACCTCACAGTTAAGAGAGAAACTACTACCAGTTTTGGCTCTAAATCAGGTTCACAATttctagaaaatataatatcttCCTTGAACCCTGTAACCCGGCGAAAGATGTGCAAAGTGGAGATCATATCGCTTTCAGAAAATGTTCGAGAACTCGTAATGGAGAGAAAAACCACATTGTTCAGGTCCTACACAGAAAGAAGCGTATACTCAGAACAatgatataaaacataaaatgaaTGCACAAAGAGCTTATCTGCTTATGTTACAAGTAGGAATTGGTTCCAactataaaaactaattaaggTTAACTCTAGAGCGAAAGAGCTCAAAAGACTGGTTTCTGCATTGCTTGCAATCTACTTATGCCTATGTTCTTCTCatatacaaaaatttcaaCATAATATCTGAAACACAATTTTTCCAAAAGAAGGTGAACGCACAGAGTAAATATACATGTTCAAATGCGACCTTCCTGTAGCTTGTAATGAAGACACCAAACCTCACAGACACTAGCAGTATTTGGTATCAGATCTGAGCTCTCTAATATTTTGAATGAATGCATCTAAAAACAGATTATTGGTGGATTTTCTACAAAGCTTTAAGTTTACTTACTTAGATGTATTTGTGAATATCTCAAGAAACACTAGTGCTAAAAAGCCATGAATCTCCAAGTATCTGTGTCATACGTAGTGCTGTCATATTCTGTTCGCTGTATCAtgaatatatttcttttgtgcGACGTTGTTGCTTACATTCCTTGGATGTGCTTAACACAGTAAGTCAATTAGGAGTGTACAGAAACCAGATTAGATTTGCTAGCTATGAAGCATGTAATTCAGAAGTGTAACCTCTTCAGTTATTTCTAGTGAATTgcacatattaattataataaataaatataacagCCCAATGGATAGTCACCAAAAATATGTACAAGCAAATGTGCTATGCAGGTTAGCTGGCCATAGACTTGAAATTTGATGGTTCTTAAGTCTGAAATGTTACAATGTGTTGGTTACAACAGCACTTTTTGTAGAGGCATAAATGTAAAGCATATCGTGATGTTATGCACAGGTAATCTGTATATGAGGATATCAACATAAGACTAAAATTCCTTTCTTGTCCCATGAGTTCCAACGGTTCCAACTTCTAAGAGGTGGAATGAGGGTCCCCAACCCAAGTCAATGATGGGGGTGGTGCTTTCTTTTAAAGTGGTATAGAAAAGTATATGATCATGTGCACCTTGATTCCACCACGAAGAAATGGACAGTGGAAGACAGCTTGCTTAATTGCAGACTGGATGTTATAACCAGCACCAAATCCAACTCTGGCTTCCCCGTAACTTCTAAGTAGCTGTTAGAGTTGTATGTATCAGGAAAAGATAACTCAAGTACAGATCATACAACTAAGCACAGATATTCAATAAGTTACTTTTCCCAGTTCCTCAGGATGGACTTCCATAATTTGAGCATTAATAGAACTCCGAAACATCTGATTTAGCCCCTGATATTCAATAATAAAAGGATCAAAACAGTAAGATGTGATATTTTGTATTCAAACACAAAACTAAGGGATTTAAGACTCACAGACATCATGACAGATATCATGCTAATAGTTGACAGGACAGCGTTGTTGGCACTTTCCAAAGCTTCCGCAAGGGTTTCCACTTCCGTCTCAAGCAGTGAATCAGCTTCAATAACTGTGTGTGGGGGGAAATACGTTTTAACTGCATGCCATTTGTCATGGGCCATGGCTAACGACAAGA
This window harbors:
- the LOC102720177 gene encoding protein ACCUMULATION AND REPLICATION OF CHLOROPLASTS 3 isoform X2, which gives rise to MAASLRGLPLPLSPPPLAPPCASCRRLAAPPPRTRSSVSGVRAGADGAPRAPDPVEVVGVGSRKDAVIDFCLGSRTLSSTPIRFWTMHVVDNFSVQLIQRSHGEDVVVRDLEPPLSLQPCPPAVASAGQDADHITAMELLSKVKSAGKLAASIFLKPFCFEGQRRQLEAADFIGKLQMCSNFHIVIEADSLLETEVETLAEALESANNAVLSTISMISVMMSGLNQMFRSSINAQIMEVHPEELGKLLRSYGEARVGFGAGYNIQSAIKQAVFHCPFLRGGIKDLNNVVFLSITSSRTFSESDMISTLHIFRRVTGFKEDIIFSRNCEPDLEPKLVVVSLLTVRNSIDKNVPSVKEGFLSGLALHFPFVPSLMGGDIPDEKQATLKQLLGSGLSLAEQEFSQLSSAFSNATVNNLFPEETEIMKSEREYKEKMHTEFQEAKCKPDGEINKDSERENLGSEQEHKFWSNSPGFGIAQLWAKVRMTSDRGTQNNDINIIILPVGVKSPEVQCGADKRPEAHSSASSPSVASGYAAFGVSFSDIGLEKVTEMYSSAVTFLKGRMDRSRKRGSVANRAALMLDAERELEKTWSPIVEIQFGGGIYRGRCQEGVPEGKGRVTFSDGSFYDGLWRYGKRSGLGTLYYSNGDVFHGTWRDDLFHGKGWYYFHSGDRWFANFWKGKANGEGRFYAKDGSVFFGNFQNGWRHGECLLIDANGSRWIEVWDDGVLIGQTKLEK
- the LOC102720177 gene encoding protein ACCUMULATION AND REPLICATION OF CHLOROPLASTS 3 isoform X3; translation: MAASLRGLPLPLSPPPLAPPCASCRRLAAPPPRTRSSVSGVRAGADGAPRAPDPVEVVGVGSRKDAVIDFCLGSRTLSSTPIRFWTMHVVDNFSVQLIQRSHGEDVVVRDLEPPLSLQPCPPAVILVASAGQDADHITAMELLSKVKSAGKLAASIFLKPFCFEGQRRQLEAADFIGKLQMCSNFHIVIEADSLLETEVETLAEALESANNAVLSTISMISVMMSGLNQMFRSSINAQIMEVHPEELGKLLRSYGEARVGFGAGYNIQSAIKQAVFHCPFLRGGIKDLNNVVFLSITSSRTFSESDMISTLHIFRRVTGFKEDIIFSRNCEPDLEPKLVVVSLLTVRNSIDKNVPSVKEGFLSGLALHFPFVPSLMGGDIPDEKQATLKQLLGSGLSLAEQEFSQLSSAFSNATVNNLFPEETEIMKSEREYKEKMHTEFQEAKCKPDGEINKDSERGSEQEHKFWSNSPGFGIAQLWAKVRMTSDRGTQNNDINIIILPVGVKSPEVQCGADKRPEAHSSASSPSVASGYAAFGVSFSDIGLEKVTEMYSSAVTFLKGRMDRSRKRGSVANRAALMLDAERELEKTWSPIVEIQFGGGIYRGRCQEGVPEGKGRVTFSDGSFYDGLWRYGKRSGLGTLYYSNGDVFHGTWRDDLFHGKGWYYFHSGDRWFANFWKGKANGEGRFYAKDGSVFFGNFQNGWRHGECLLIDANGSRWIEVWDDGVLIGQTKLEK
- the LOC102720177 gene encoding protein ACCUMULATION AND REPLICATION OF CHLOROPLASTS 3 isoform X1; the protein is MAASLRGLPLPLSPPPLAPPCASCRRLAAPPPRTRSSVSGVRAGADGAPRAPDPVEVVGVGSRKDAVIDFCLGSRTLSSTPIRFWTMHVVDNFSVQLIQRSHGEDVVVRDLEPPLSLQPCPPAVILVASAGQDADHITAMELLSKVKSAGKLAASIFLKPFCFEGQRRQLEAADFIGKLQMCSNFHIVIEADSLLETEVETLAEALESANNAVLSTISMISVMMSGLNQMFRSSINAQIMEVHPEELGKLLRSYGEARVGFGAGYNIQSAIKQAVFHCPFLRGGIKDLNNVVFLSITSSRTFSESDMISTLHIFRRVTGFKEDIIFSRNCEPDLEPKLVVVSLLTVRNSIDKNVPSVKEGFLSGLALHFPFVPSLMGGDIPDEKQATLKQLLGSGLSLAEQEFSQLSSAFSNATVNNLFPEETEIMKSEREYKEKMHTEFQEAKCKPDGEINKDSERENLGSEQEHKFWSNSPGFGIAQLWAKVRMTSDRGTQNNDINIIILPVGVKSPEVQCGADKRPEAHSSASSPSVASGYAAFGVSFSDIGLEKVTEMYSSAVTFLKGRMDRSRKRGSVANRAALMLDAERELEKTWSPIVEIQFGGGIYRGRCQEGVPEGKGRVTFSDGSFYDGLWRYGKRSGLGTLYYSNGDVFHGTWRDDLFHGKGWYYFHSGDRWFANFWKGKANGEGRFYAKDGSVFFGNFQNGWRHGECLLIDANGSRWIEVWDDGVLIGQTKLEK